DNA sequence from the Trichocoleus desertorum ATA4-8-CV12 genome:
AGTAAATACCGTTTTATCTGTTCTCGCGTCCGCACGTACTGGCTAGAGCCTTCTGTCAAATTAATGGAGCTGCCTGCATTTGTGAAGCGACCCTTAATTTCAACCATTAAAACAGGGTCATTTCTAGTAAAACTGAAGACATCATCCGCAGTATTTTTGCGAGCGGCAAAATCGACGCAGTCGCCTCCTACTCCAGTCGCAAACTGCCCTGCACGCTCCGTTGTGTCAAATCCCAGTGCTTCTAACAAGTAGGGTATAAAATGGGTGCCTACGTCGTTTTCTATAGCTTTCGGGGGAATGTTAGCTAAAACGGCACTCCAATCTATCATTACCATTCCTCTTTAGAGTACCTAGCTATCTTCATACGTTACTTCTCCATAAGAAGGCTACATTTCTAAAGTGCCCTATTTATTTGGGATTTCACCTGCACTTCATCGCACACTAATAGGCAGGGAATGAAACCGTTGTACTCATCCCCTGTCCATAAACACTAGCCTACTCAGGCCTACCCGTCCGATTGGATGGCATCATTAAGCCGATGTAGCCTCCAACACCAACCTTGGCAAGGTCCGCAAATGTAGCACGGGCATCCTCATCAACCCATGCTAGGGCAAAGGAACCGATGACCAGCACCAAAATTACGAATGGAAGAATGTCAGGTTTCTGTGGGCGGCGCGATCGCTTCGTTTTCTGCATTACATTTGTTCTTGAATTCGACACCCCTATCGTCGCGATCGCAGCTTCTGTTCCAGTTTCAGTTAGGGCAAAGCCAGGTATGACTTCAGCCTAAGTTCGGTATGACTTCAGCGCCGTGGGTAAAATAAGCTCAACTTTCACCGTTGAACTATGGGCACGCGATCGCTCCAGGCCTCGCAAAAAGGGATCGAGAAGGCAAAAGTTGCTTTAGCTCACTATTCGCTCAACCAAAATGCTCTAGCAGAAGATTTGGGGCTCTCCCGGCAGACCATCAACAAATTCTTCAAGGGGAAGCCGATCGACCGCGAGAACTTTGCTCTCATTTGCGATCGCCTGGGGTTGAATTTAGAAAATACGGTCGCGATCAATCATGTGGCCTCTGAACCTAATGAGCTAAGCGATCGCCCCTACATAGATGCCGTAGTTCAAGAAGTTAGGCAAAAAGTCTACGCCAGTATTCAGAAGCGATGTGGCACCATGCGGGTATTGGACATGGAGCAGCCCATCTCACTGGACTCCATTTACACCAAAGTCAACATTTTGGAGAAAGTCAGCCGCAATCAACGACGAACAATCGCGGAACTGCTAGAAGGATGTGACGTAAAAGACTTCGATCGCTTTACATTGGGTCGTGTCTGGCAGGAGCCAATACCAGGATTAGAGGCCGTTCAGCGTCATGACAAACTCCTCATTCTAGGTAAACCTGGAGCCGGGAAAACCACGTTTCTCAAATGGCTAGCGATTCAGTGTAACGAGGGACAATTGTACACCAATCGAGTGCCGATGTTTGTCACCTTGAAGGAGTTCGCTGAACAACCAGGACAGCCCAGCTTGCAATCCTTCATTTGCTCCCAGTTTGAGGCCTGTGGAATTGATGATGCCGTGAAGACGACCGAAATCCTGTTGCAAGAGGGGCGATCGCTGGTTTTATTAGATGGGTTAGATGAAGTTCGGGATGTAGATCACGATCGTGTGTTGCAAGAAATCTGTAGTATTTCTGCCCTGTGTCATGCCAGCCAGTTTGTCATTACCTGCCGGATTGCTGCCCAAGAGTATACCTTTGAGCAGTTTACAGAGGTTGAAGTTGCTGACTTCGATGATGACCAGATTGCTGAGTTTTCCCAGAACTGGTTTCATCGGAAAAACCCAACCAAAGCAGACCAATTTCCCAAAGAACTGAAAACCCACAAACGTCTGACAGAACTAGCAACTAATCCTCTACTTCTTACCCTTCTATGTCTAGTATTTGAAGAACGGGCAGACTTTCCGACAAACCGAGCAGAACTCTACAAGGAAGGTTTGGACATCTTACTGAAGAAATGGGATGTCAAACGCAACATCAAGCGAGATGACGCCTACAAAGACTTGTCTTTGAAGCGTAAGGAAGACTTATTGAGCCAGATTGCCTTTACTACCTTTGAAGGAAGTGAGTATTTCTTCAAGCAAAGGGTAGTAGAGCAGCAAATCGAGCAATACATCTGGAACCGACCGAATGCCAGTACTAACCCGGAAGCATTGCAAATTGATAGTGAGGCTGTTTTGAAATCCATTGAGGCACAGCATGGACTATTGGTAGAAAGGGCACGAGGCATTTACTCCTTCAGCCACCTGACTTTTCACGAGTATTTTACTGCTCGTCGAATTGAAAAGCGTGATGAACTATATCCATTTCTCATTTCCCATTTGACCGAGAAGCGATGGCGAGAAATCCTGCTATTAACGGTAGGGATGATGGAGGAGGCAGACTCTCTGCTGCTTAAGACGAAGTTTCGGATTGATAAGATGCTGGCAACTGACGAAAAACTTCAACAATTTCTTAACTGGGTTCAGCAGAAATCTTGCTCAGCAAACGTGCCCTACAAACCCGCTGCCGTTCGAGCGTTCTACTTTGCCCTCGAAATTGCCCAAACCCTCAACCTCGACCGCTTCTTCAACCTCGACCTCGACCACGCCCTCAAACTTGCCCGCACTGTTGACGAAGGCCTCGACCTCGACCTCGACCTCGACCTCGGCCTCGACTTCGGCCTCGCCCGTTCCCGTATCTACGCCCATGCCCTCAATTTCGACTGCAACGACGACCGCTTCTTATCCCTCAACCTAGCTGTCGGCCTGGCCCGTGAGCGCGCCCTCGACCACTTCTTCAACCTCGACCTCGACCTCGACCTTGAGCGCTTCATCGGACTCGATCCCGAGCGCTTTCTCGACTTGCTCCGTGACCTCAACCTCGACCTCGACTGGTTCCTCAGCCTTGCCCGCGCCCACAGCTACGCCCTTGCACTCTACCAATCCCTTGCCAAACTTAAGGAACAACTTCCAGATCCTTGGGAAAATTGGGATTATATTCAACAATGGTGGCAGGCTAATGGTTCATCCTGGGTAATCCAACTAAGAGCCGTGATGATTGAACATCACAATATGTGGCATGACTGGCAGTTTAGCGCTACCGAGATAAAACAACTGCAGCAATATTACGATGCCAACAAATTGCTAGTTGAGTGCCTTAACAGTGATTGCCAGGTTAGCCAAGAAGTTCGTGAGGAAATCGAAGCCAGTTTGCTACTTCCTATCGAAGAGATCAAGCACCGCTTCCCCAATCAACTGAACAACCCCAGCACCTCTTAACATGCTACTCATTGCGGTGGATTGTCACAGCCTTCACCATCACTGGCCTACTTCGTCTCCTTCTACATCCAAATAATGCGATCAAACCTAGCCGGATTGGCTGCCGTATACCGCACCGTATGCTGAATATTCTTATGTCCTAAATACTCCTGGATATCCCGCGTCGGTAATCCCTGCTCCGCCAGATAATATCCACAAGAATGACGCAACATATGCGGATGCACCGGCAAAGGGAGATCCGCCAACTCCCCAGAACGCTTCATCATCTTTGAGATGGCCCCCGTCGTCAGTCTCGTCTCTCGTTCATTCACAAACAGAGCATAACTGCCAGCGTAACGTTCTCGGAGCAACACCAGCGCTTCCAGCTCATCCGGTTGCAGGCGATGTACGCCACTATTACTGCCTTTGAGACGCGAGATCGCAATACAGCGCTCCTCCAGCATCACTGCATCCCACTTCAGCAAGCAAGCTTCTCCCGCTCGCAATCCATGCCGGAACATCAGTAACAACAACGTGCGATCGCGCAGAGGATGTCTGCCGCGTTGCCCTGCCGATTCAATCAGGCGCTGCACTTCCCTGGGAGTTAAGTACTCCCGGCTGCGGTAAGTGAGATTGGGTTGTCTAGAGAGCGTGTTGGAGGGTGGCATGGAAGCATTTTAGTCTAACAGTCCGTAAAATGGTTGTTTTTCGGACTGTTTGATTTATTGAGAAACGAATCAATGCAGCTACCGAAAGCAATCTACATAGACTTTTTAGCCTTAGCGACCAAAATCTCTCCATTGCTATACAAATGTCTTCCTAAATCTTGCGATCGCCTCCAATGTATGAAGAGTTGGAAGGATACGCTATAGAGTACCTCTGGCTAGGCGTTCGATGTATTCAGAACACGACAGTTTGGGGTCATGTGCTTGAATTTTCTGGTCTAGCAACTGCAATCCAGTGGCGGTCATGTTGAGCACCACGATTTTAGATTTTGGCTCGTCATATATTTCCGGTTTGCCCCGGCGCGACTTTTGGCCTTTCTTACCCATACCCATTGAGTGTTTTACTTCTCTATAGGGGTAAAGGTAGCGAAGATACTGTTGGCGAATTCATCAGAGAAAAATGAAGCTTGGCGTCTAGCCTAGGATGAGAGTAAAGCTTTACAGCTCAGCAGAGGTGTAGCATGTCCATACAACCCCAGCCCATTCCTCCAGTTCCAGAGGATACCGCAGCAGTCGCACGAGCTGCTTTTCCCAAAGGTAACCTCTACCTTCAAATCCGCGATACACTTGGCAGCCTCTATCAAGACGAATCTTTTGTCTCACTCTTTTCCAGGCGAGGACAACCTGCACAATCTCCCTGGCGGTTGGCTTTAGTTTGTGTGATGCAGTTCATGGAAAATCTCTCTGACCGCCAAGCTGCTGATGCTGTTCGAGCTCGCATCGATTGGAAGTATGTCCTCAGTCTGCCACTCAGCGATCCAGGATTCAATTACTCGATTTTGAGTGAGTTTCGCGATCGCCTGGTGGCAGACAATGCTGAATCCCTGTTGCTAGACCCGTTGCTAGAACAATTACGTGAGAAGGGATTACTCAAAGGACATCAGCGGCAACGCACCGATTCCACTCATGTTCTCGGGGCAATTCGAGTATTGAATCGCCTCGAAACATTGGGAGAGACCTTTCGAGCTGCGCTCAATAGCCTAGCGGTTGCGGCTTCAGATTGGCTAGAGCCACATTTACAAGCAGCTTGGTTTGAGCGCTATCATCGGCGCACTGAGAACTATCGCTTGCCTAAATCAGACAGTGAACGCGAAGCATTGGGTCGCACGATAGGCCAAGATGGATTGACATTGCTAGATGTTGTTTATCATGCCTCTTCTCCAGAGTGGTTACGACATGTTCCAGCCATAGAAACCCTCCGACAAGTTTGGCTCCAGCAATTTTATGCACTAGGTGAAGATGGCGCTCTCCAATGGCGATCGCCTAAAGACATGCCACCGTCTACGCTAGCGATACATTCTCCCTATGATGTGGCAGCCCATTACAGCACCAAACGAAGTGTGGATTGGGTGGGATACAAAGCTCACCTGACTGAAATCTGCGATGAGGCTTGCCCCCATTTCATCACTGGCGTTTATACAACGCTCTCCACAACCCCAGATGATGCAGTCGTTGATGCAGTTCATGAAGGCCTATCAGAGAGGACGCTGCTTCCCAAAGAACACCTGATGGATACAGGATATATAACCGCTGCCCATATCCTCAACAGTGACAAAAAGTATGGTATTGACTTGGTTGGAGCAGTGCGAGGCAATCCCAGCTGGCAGAGTCGAAAAAACTCCAAGTTTACTTCAGACCAATTTGCCGTCAATTGGAATGAGCAAACAGTAACCTGTCCTCAAGGACATCAGAGCATCATTTGGAGAGAAAAGATCGATAACCGGAGTTTGCCCGTCATCCATGTGCATTTTTCACAAGCTGATTGTCGCCGCTGCCCCGTTCGCAAACGCTGTACTCACTCAAAATATGCTCGCAGGCTGACACTACAACCGCAAGCCAAATATGCTGTTTTACAGCAACGGCGGCAAGAGCAGGAAACCGCAGAGTTTAAGGAGCGCTATCAACAGCGAGCGGGAATTGAGGGAACGTTATCCCAGGGAGTCAGACGTTCGGGTCTACGGCAATCTCGCTATGTAGGATTAGCGAAAACGCATCTTCAGCATATTCTTACCGCAGTTGCTCTCAATTTGATTCGTCTGGATGCTTGGCTCTCAGGAGTTCCCTTAGCAAAAACTCGTACCTCTCGATTCCTGGAGCTTAAGTCTCGAGTTGCATAGATTTTTCTCTGATGAATTCGCCAACAGTATCTTCGCTACCTTTACCCCATCTAGCAATCGCGGTTCAGCTTCTTTGACAGAGCTGTCACCATTGCGTAGGTGTAGAGCATCGCGGTCGTCAATTCACAGTTGCGAACCATCTGCCTTGGACACTCGTGCATAACCGACGAGCACGTTCACTCCTTTAGCAAGGCTAAGAAAGATAAATTTAGCAGGGTTTAATTAGTCGTCCCTGAAAAACCGTCCTTAAGCGATCGGCTGAGGTTGAAGGAGAGGAGCGCTTAAAAAGAAGCGAAACAGCTTCCGCAAGTTGAAGCCACAACCCGCTAGGAAGGCATTGATTCGGTCACCGTCTTGTCCTCTCAAATAGTTGCGCTTGAGAGCATGGTCTTGTTTGACGTGCCCAATCACAGGTTCAATCGCGCTGCGCCGTTTGAGCAGTCGCTTGAGTGCCTGGTTCCGCTTGCGGGTGCCTGCCACCAGGACTTCCACATCAGGAGGATGATGAGAGGTCCCTCGAAACCCTTTGTCCACAGCAGCTTGCTTCGGTTTGATAGCCGTGAGGTGTTGGGTTTGACTCAGTGCTTCTCTCAAGGTGGCTCCATCATAGGGATTGCCATGCACCGCATCCATGCCCACAATCCAGTTGCTGGCATGAGTGGTCACGAGCACCACCTTACAGCCAAACTCATAGCGTTTGTGCACTTTGCCCTTAGCGATGCATTCGGTTTCAGGTGCGTGCACACTGTAGAGTTTGCCTGTGTCCTTGGGCTGTTGCACATAGATGCGTTTGGCAATCTCCAAGAGTGCCTGCAACTCTGGCGGCAGTTGCTTCATCTTGCGCTCAATGTCACGAATGACTCGTCCTAGATAGGTGCGGAGTTTGCGAGTTTGTTGCCTTGCTCGCTTGCCTTGCTTGGCTGCGGCATAGCGACTTTGGCGGAATAAGGCTTGCTTGCCCAGTCGTACATAGCTCTGCCTCAGTTGGACGTGATGCTTGCGAGCAAAGCGCACCAAGGCTCGTCTGGCTTTGTCGTACAAGCGAGCATCGGTGGGAAAGGCAATTGCCTTCTCCTGCACGGTCGTGTCCACATTCACCCGAGCAATTTCAGAGGGTTTGAGGGCTTGCTGATTCATGGCGCTTCGCAGGGTTTTCTTATGCTGATCAAGACTCAAGCGTGCTCAGAAGTCGAGCACAAAGAAAACAGTCTTTTTTCTAGCGCTCGCCCTAACAGTAGATAGAAGTCCTATGGAATAAAGATTCCAGTTAAAACCGTAGGTTTCTGTTCAAATGCCCCCGCTGGTCCATTTTGAAAGATTGATAGGCTATCTCTCTAAATACAGTCTGGAAGCAAGTTCAGGTATAGAGGATAGTTCTAATTGCCCCAATGGTACTGGATAAGACATGAGCTGCTGCCTCAACTTCCTCATTAGTCGTGAACTTACCTATTCCAATCCGGAGTGCACCCTCAATCAAAGATTCTGGAAGAGCCATTTCATGGAGAACATGAGAGGGAGTTTCAATACCAGTTGAACAAGCTGCTCCTGTAGAAATTGCTATTTTTTGACGAACCCTAGCAATAATTGCACTGTTGGGAATGTTTGGAATTGAGATGTGAAGGTTTCCTGCTAGTCGATTCTCAGCATCCCCATTGACTATCAAATCGGTTACTTCTCTAGATAAGAGAGCTTGAAGACGGTCGCGCTTGCTTGCGATCGCCCTTTCATCCTCCTCCATCTCCAGCGATCGCAACCGGCAAGCTTCTCCCAACCCTACAATCCCTGGAACGTTAAGAGTGCCCGATCGCATTCCTCGCTGATGACCACCACCAAATATAAGTGGTTCCAATTGATAGCCTCTACGCACAGCTAGCGCTCCAACACCTTTAGGACCGTAGAGCTTGTGGGCAGAGATTGCTAGGTAGGTGATGCCCCACTCTTCAAATTGCATGGGAATTTTACCGACTGCCTGAGAGCCATCACATAGAAAAGGAATGCCATAGCGTTGAGCAATTCGCCCAACCTTTTGAATAGGGTAAATGTTGCCAATCTCGTTGTTAGCTGCCATGACACAGAGCAGAGACATCCCCTTAGTGCAGACCTGCTCCAAATGTTCGAGGTCAAGCCTGCCTCTGGAATCTATTTGCAGATAAACTAGTTCAGCACAACCTCGCTTCTCTAAAGCGCGACAGGTATCAAGGACTGCTTTGTGTTCGATCGGCATTAAGCCAATTCGATGGGGGTTTGTGGAGTTAGGGGTTAGGCCCCCCTGAATTACTAGATTGATGCTTTCAGTTGCACCGGATGTCCAAACAATTTCCCCCGGTGAGGCTCCTATGAGGTCAGCAACTTGTTTAGCAGCTTGCTTAACAGCGGTCTCAGCGCGATCGCCCTGCTCATGATCAGTGCTGCTAGCGTTGCCAAACTCTGTAACCATGTAATGGTAAATGCGATCAGCTACTCGTGGATCAACGGGAGTTGTTGCATGGTAATCAAGATAAATCACACTTCTAATCACCTATTAGTCTTAATCTTCTTCATCTTCCTCGTGAGGTTGATCATTTTGTCCAGACCAATTGATAAGTGGAAGTAGGGAAGCTTTTTTATTACCAATAGCATCACGATATTTCTGCTTGAGCTCACGAACTTTTACTGATGTTCTAAGCCCTAAAGCATGGTTGATCATTGTGGCGATGAGTGATCTCTCTTTTCTTCCACCAATAATGGAACGTGCTAATGGATTCCAGATTACACCTGCCCAGGGTGCATCATCAATATTCATTGAAACCTGAGTCATAATTGCTACAATTACATCTGGAATTGACTTTCTTTGAATACCAGCTTGTTTGATAACCTCTGCAACAACATACTGACCAACTGGACGTAGAAAAACATTACCACCATAAATAAGTTTTTGATGGTCGTTTATAGTAGGTAAACCATCAGAATCAAGGAGAAGACGGAGATCACCCGGTTTTTTTCTCCCGCTTTTAACAGCATCAAATCCAGGGCAACAATCGAGCATCTTTTCCCATATTTCTTCTAAAAACAAATAATATTTATCCAAATCATCACTTGAAGGTCTAAATCTTTTGAAATCGTTATCAATTTGTAGACCCCCTTCATAAGCACTAAGCAGAATCTCGTTTACTTCATACAGAGAGGCAAGCGTTGTAATGTACGATTCATTTGCTTTACTTGGTGCAAGTTGCTTAGAGCCCAAAGTATTTAAAACTAATCCTTTTAACACATTACTTTCTTTTACCAATCGACGTGAAATGATCGCTACTCCGTCATCTTCATCAATGGCAATATTCATACCAGAAGATGTTGGTTTTGCGCGCCGATTGAGAGTAGAAAATAATCTGCGAGTTCGTTGTAGCCCTTCCTTAGAATCCTCATGTTTAAGGATAATTACAGTAATCTCTTCTTTTGCCAAGTCAGGTTCTATCTTTATGGCTTCTTGGATAGACTTTAATCTGTGTTGTCCATCCAAAGCGTAGTAGACCTGACTTCCATCAAAACGAAGTAATCCAAAGCCATAACTGCCTCTGTCTTTATCATCTAGGAGTTCATGCTCATCAACTCTTACTGGTGAAAACTCTGGTTCTCCTCCATAAACAGCCACGACTAAAGCACCGTAGAATCGCTGCGGCTCATGGATAAGGTAAGGAACCATTTCTTTTTCAACACGATCTTGAATTGCCCTTTGGATTAAAGCATCAAGATCCTTATCTGTATGAATTTCCTCTGCAAGCCTACACTCACGGGCGACTTTACCCAATTTCATTACGGTAACGTAGTATCTCCAATCACCCATCCGAGCTTGTAATGCTGGCACGTAATCTGGCACTTTTCTTTCTCCTAGACAAATGTACTTATCAAAATGCTTTACCCCAGTGTTTCTGTCTATCAGGGATAATTTCGTTACATGGAGTTCGGCAACACATAAGAAGATGTTCTTCTACAGCATCTACATGAATTCGAGGTAGTTCAGCCCACCAAAAAACTAAGCGATTACGATATTTATTAAGCATAAATACTACTTTTTTTCGACCCGTAAT
Encoded proteins:
- a CDS encoding cysteine desulfurase, with the translated sequence MIYLDYHATTPVDPRVADRIYHYMVTEFGNASSTDHEQGDRAETAVKQAAKQVADLIGASPGEIVWTSGATESINLVIQGGLTPNSTNPHRIGLMPIEHKAVLDTCRALEKRGCAELVYLQIDSRGRLDLEHLEQVCTKGMSLLCVMAANNEIGNIYPIQKVGRIAQRYGIPFLCDGSQAVGKIPMQFEEWGITYLAISAHKLYGPKGVGALAVRRGYQLEPLIFGGGHQRGMRSGTLNVPGIVGLGEACRLRSLEMEEDERAIASKRDRLQALLSREVTDLIVNGDAENRLAGNLHISIPNIPNSAIIARVRQKIAISTGAACSTGIETPSHVLHEMALPESLIEGALRIGIGKFTTNEEVEAAAHVLSSTIGAIRTILYT
- a CDS encoding tyrosine-type recombinase/integrase, which translates into the protein MPPSNTLSRQPNLTYRSREYLTPREVQRLIESAGQRGRHPLRDRTLLLLMFRHGLRAGEACLLKWDAVMLEERCIAISRLKGSNSGVHRLQPDELEALVLLRERYAGSYALFVNERETRLTTGAISKMMKRSGELADLPLPVHPHMLRHSCGYYLAEQGLPTRDIQEYLGHKNIQHTVRYTAANPARFDRIIWM
- a CDS encoding DGQHR domain-containing protein, which gives rise to MPDYVPALQARMGDWRYYVTVMKLGKVARECRLAEEIHTDKDLDALIQRAIQDRVEKEMVPYLIHEPQRFYGALVVAVYGGEPEFSPVRVDEHELLDDKDRGSYGFGLLRFDGSQVYYALDGQHRLKSIQEAIKIEPDLAKEEITVIILKHEDSKEGLQRTRRLFSTLNRRAKPTSSGMNIAIDEDDGVAIISRRLVKESNVLKGLVLNTLGSKQLAPSKANESYITTLASLYEVNEILLSAYEGGLQIDNDFKRFRPSSDDLDKYYLFLEEIWEKMLDCCPGFDAVKSGRKKPGDLRLLLDSDGLPTINDHQKLIYGGNVFLRPVGQYVVAEVIKQAGIQRKSIPDVIVAIMTQVSMNIDDAPWAGVIWNPLARSIIGGRKERSLIATMINHALGLRTSVKVRELKQKYRDAIGNKKASLLPLINWSGQNDQPHEEDEED
- a CDS encoding NACHT domain-containing NTPase, translated to MGTRSLQASQKGIEKAKVALAHYSLNQNALAEDLGLSRQTINKFFKGKPIDRENFALICDRLGLNLENTVAINHVASEPNELSDRPYIDAVVQEVRQKVYASIQKRCGTMRVLDMEQPISLDSIYTKVNILEKVSRNQRRTIAELLEGCDVKDFDRFTLGRVWQEPIPGLEAVQRHDKLLILGKPGAGKTTFLKWLAIQCNEGQLYTNRVPMFVTLKEFAEQPGQPSLQSFICSQFEACGIDDAVKTTEILLQEGRSLVLLDGLDEVRDVDHDRVLQEICSISALCHASQFVITCRIAAQEYTFEQFTEVEVADFDDDQIAEFSQNWFHRKNPTKADQFPKELKTHKRLTELATNPLLLTLLCLVFEERADFPTNRAELYKEGLDILLKKWDVKRNIKRDDAYKDLSLKRKEDLLSQIAFTTFEGSEYFFKQRVVEQQIEQYIWNRPNASTNPEALQIDSEAVLKSIEAQHGLLVERARGIYSFSHLTFHEYFTARRIEKRDELYPFLISHLTEKRWREILLLTVGMMEEADSLLLKTKFRIDKMLATDEKLQQFLNWVQQKSCSANVPYKPAAVRAFYFALEIAQTLNLDRFFNLDLDHALKLARTVDEGLDLDLDLDLGLDFGLARSRIYAHALNFDCNDDRFLSLNLAVGLARERALDHFFNLDLDLDLERFIGLDPERFLDLLRDLNLDLDWFLSLARAHSYALALYQSLAKLKEQLPDPWENWDYIQQWWQANGSSWVIQLRAVMIEHHNMWHDWQFSATEIKQLQQYYDANKLLVECLNSDCQVSQEVREEIEASLLLPIEEIKHRFPNQLNNPSTS
- a CDS encoding IS1182 family transposase, whose translation is MSIQPQPIPPVPEDTAAVARAAFPKGNLYLQIRDTLGSLYQDESFVSLFSRRGQPAQSPWRLALVCVMQFMENLSDRQAADAVRARIDWKYVLSLPLSDPGFNYSILSEFRDRLVADNAESLLLDPLLEQLREKGLLKGHQRQRTDSTHVLGAIRVLNRLETLGETFRAALNSLAVAASDWLEPHLQAAWFERYHRRTENYRLPKSDSEREALGRTIGQDGLTLLDVVYHASSPEWLRHVPAIETLRQVWLQQFYALGEDGALQWRSPKDMPPSTLAIHSPYDVAAHYSTKRSVDWVGYKAHLTEICDEACPHFITGVYTTLSTTPDDAVVDAVHEGLSERTLLPKEHLMDTGYITAAHILNSDKKYGIDLVGAVRGNPSWQSRKNSKFTSDQFAVNWNEQTVTCPQGHQSIIWREKIDNRSLPVIHVHFSQADCRRCPVRKRCTHSKYARRLTLQPQAKYAVLQQRRQEQETAEFKERYQQRAGIEGTLSQGVRRSGLRQSRYVGLAKTHLQHILTAVALNLIRLDAWLSGVPLAKTRTSRFLELKSRVA
- a CDS encoding IS5 family transposase; protein product: MNQQALKPSEIARVNVDTTVQEKAIAFPTDARLYDKARRALVRFARKHHVQLRQSYVRLGKQALFRQSRYAAAKQGKRARQQTRKLRTYLGRVIRDIERKMKQLPPELQALLEIAKRIYVQQPKDTGKLYSVHAPETECIAKGKVHKRYEFGCKVVLVTTHASNWIVGMDAVHGNPYDGATLREALSQTQHLTAIKPKQAAVDKGFRGTSHHPPDVEVLVAGTRKRNQALKRLLKRRSAIEPVIGHVKQDHALKRNYLRGQDGDRINAFLAGCGFNLRKLFRFFLSAPLLQPQPIA